The following proteins come from a genomic window of Miscanthus floridulus cultivar M001 chromosome 2, ASM1932011v1, whole genome shotgun sequence:
- the LOC136537342 gene encoding uncharacterized protein, producing MESAVNPKAYPLADAQLTMGILDIVQQAANYKQLKKGANEATKTLNRGISEFVVMAADTEPLEILLHLPLLAEDKNVPYVFVPSKQALGRACGVTRPVIACSVTSNEGSQLKLQIQGLKVLNILYWIFILYIFVRGARSHAATALLSPPPSYGTCSGLRRVLRRRSTPRYAHPFSPLAAVRN from the exons ATGGAGTCCGCGGTGAACCCGAAGGCGTACCCGCTGGCTGATGCGCAGCTGACGATGGGTATCCTCGATATCGTCCAGCAGGCCGCCAACTACAAGCAGCTCAAGAAGGGAGCTAACGAAG CGACGAAGACACTGAACAGGGGGATATCCGAGTTCGTAGTGATGGCGGCGGACACAGAGCCGCTCGAGATCCTGCTCCACCTCCCCTTGCTAGCTGAGGATAAG AACGTGCCATATGTATTTGTTCCATCGAAACAAGCTCTTGGCCGTGCTTGTGGTGTGACAAGACCTGTCATTGCTTGCTCAGTGACCAGCAATGAGGGTAGCCAGCTGAAACTACAGATACAGGGTCTCAAGGTACTTAATATTCTGTACTGGATATTTATCTTATATATATTTGTGCGCGGGGCGCGCTCTCATGCCGCTACGGCGCTACTAAGTCCACCGCCGTCCTACGGTACGTGCTCGGGTCTTCGTCGTGTCCTTCGCCGGCGATCAACACCCAGGTATGCGCATCCGTTCTCTCCCCTTGCTGCTGTGCGAAACTGA